The DNA sequence TTGCAAGCGACCTCTACCAACTTTGCTACGGTTTATCCCAACCCCTCGGCAGGTGCTACTATCCTCAGCTTGGGTGCGGAACTAGCGCAAGAGGCAGAGGTGAGAATTTACAACAGTGCACAGCAATTGGTCGCCACGCATATCCTCCCAGCGGGTACCCGCAAGATGGATTTGGAGACTACGGGGTATCCCGCAGGTTTGTACCTGGTACAGCTCCTTGAGCAAGGTGCCCAGCCTAAGGTACTCAAGTTGATAAAGAACTAAAGGCTCGACAAAGCCTATCTTGATGTTAAACTTAGAAAGCAGTTTCGGAATTTTTCCGGAGCTGCTTTCTGATTTTATCCATTGAAGTGTATCTTTTTGGTAGACTTTGTGTTATGAAATAAAAAGTACTGATTTTGGCACAATTACAATGGACGGTTCCTGGCTATGGTGGAAAAACCTACCTCGTTGGCTTGTACCACGGGGAAGACAGTGGTCACCTGATGGTACATTGTAACAACAAAGTGATGTTGGTCGATTTTGGGGTGAAAGCATCTAAAGACTATTCCTTTTTCCTGGATGAAGAGCTTTTTGAAGTCAAGATTATTGAACAGAAAAATGGCACCTATTCGTATGAAATGGTGCATAACGAAGAGATCGATAGTCCTCATAATCGCCGTCGGGAAGAGAGTAAGAAAAGTGACCGCAGGAGCATCTTTGCCGGGATAGGTTTAGTGGTATTTATCGGTATCATTTTTGCTTTTCTACACTTTCGCGCTCCTGCTCACGAGGCGACCCTATTGGCGGGCTTGGCAGAAGGCAGGGGAGTAGATACCCAGGTGAGTATTTTCCAAAAGCAAAATCGATGGTATGCCAATTATCGGGTAGACAATGAGGTCGAAGAAATCGTTCTACCCCAATTGGGCGACCGCTCGCCCCTGGGTTTCCCGCTAGCGGTGGGCGACCAGTTTAGCGCTCGTTATGCCCCTACGGATACCGATTTGGTTTTCATTGATTGGCACAACCTTGTACCCGCCCAGCTGGAGCGCTATTTTCAGCTGACAATGGCCGTCCACGCCGAGCTCCATCCCGAAATAAGCTCCCGCCAGGTATTGTGTCAGCTCCAATTGGCTTTGGCTTTGGAAGGTGCGGCTGGCCTGGCCAAATTCTACCGTCAAGACCAGCAGAATCAGTCAGAGTACAATAGAGATGCTTACCTGCGCCTGGTGCGTGGCGAGGAATTTAAGCGGCGGGTGAAGGAGTGTTTGTGAGAGTGGGGGATTGAGTTGGCGTAAATAAATTGATTTAGAGCTTTTAGAGAGTGGTTTCTATCTGGTCTCTATTGTTTCAGGTAATGTTGAACAAGTAGAAAAAATAGTAGTTAGATAAACAGAAATAAGTACAAGTTGATGTTTCCCAAAACAGAAATTCATTCTCAGCCTTAAACAGATATCCCCCCCAAACTGTTAAAGGATAGATTTGTCGCTATAGGTACCTGCTGAAGTGAATTTGGTCACGCCAAAATATTCACTTGTTGGTATCTTTGAATTTTTAAGCGGAGGTAGCCATCGTCTATTCCCAAACTACTAGTCTTGTGACACAAACTCAAGTGATTGCTGTTTATCAATCGACCTTACAATCTATTGCCTTCCAAATGCTCGGGTCGATAAAGGACGCAGAGGATGCTGTACACGACACTTTTCTGAAGTGGTTGACTATTGATACCACCAAGGTAGAGAACATCAAGGCCTACCTGGTGCGCATGGTGACCAATGCCTGCCTCAATATTATCAATGCCCGCAAACGAAAGAAGAGCTTGCCACTGAATGAACTTCAGGAAGTACTGGAAGACCAGGAGGCAGAAAAAACACTCACCCTTTTCGATGTAGAAAATCAGCTGCTGGAAGCTTGGGCATTTCTGTATCGCAAATTAGAACCCATCGAGCGGGGTGTCTTTGTGCTGCGAGAAATGTTCAATTTGGATTACGAAGACTTGCAACTGATCTTTGATCGAAAGGCAGATAACTGCCGCAAGATCGTCTCTCGCGCTAAGGAAAAATTAAAAAACCCTGATCGGCCAAAACTAAGTATCTCACTGCCACAGTTACACCTCTTTGAAAGTTTCAAGAATGCCTGCCAGAAAGGTCACCTCGCTCCCTTCATCAGCGACCTCTACGCGGATCTTTTCCCGGAAGAAAAGTAGCCCTCTTTGTCACAAAGTTGATTTCGTATTGTCTTAAGATGAAAGACAAACAAACAACTCATGGAAGTCATCATTCCGTTTTTTATTATCCACTGGTATACCTCGCTATTTTTCCAAACCTTCTTCCTGCACCGGTATGCCTCCCATCAAATGTTTACCATGTCCAAAGCATGGGAACGTGTTTTTTTCGTACTCACCTGGATCTTCCAGGGCTCCAACTACCTGAGTGCCTACGGATACGGCATTATGCACCGCATGCACCATGCCTTCGCTGACACCGAGCAGGACCCGCATTCGCCTACCCACGATGAGTCGATCTTCAAGATGATGTGGAAAACCAAAACCATTTACTCCCAAATAAACAAGGGGCAAATGGAGGTCGACAAGCAGTTTACCAAAGAGGTTCCTCAGTGGTTGGCCTTTGATAAGTTTGCACGTTCTGCCGCCTCTCGTATCATGTGGGGTGCCATCTACGTAGCTGTTTACTTTTTCTACGCCGATATATGGTGGCTGTGGTTGTTGCTTCCGGTGCAATTCATGCTATCGCCCATTCACGGCGCTATCGTCAATTGGTTTGCACACAAATACGGCTACGTCAATTTCCCATTAAAGAACACCTCAAAAAACTTCCTTCCCGTTGATTTCCTGATGATGGGCGAGAGCTATCACAATAACCACCACATGCACGGCAATCGCGCCAATTTTGGCGGCATCCGTTGGCATGAGATCGACCCTACCTACTTCATCATCCGGCTATTGGATAAGTTGAAGATCATCAAACTGAAAAAGGTCCGGGCCTAGCAGGAGATGATGCCGGTTTACCACATAGGCGCATAGCTCAATAATTTCGTGGAGTTGGAGGAAAGATTTTTCTCTGTGTCTCCTATGTGGTAAATCACATCACGAAAAGATGCAATAAAACGACT is a window from the Lewinella sp. LCG006 genome containing:
- a CDS encoding acyl-CoA desaturase, whose protein sequence is MEVIIPFFIIHWYTSLFFQTFFLHRYASHQMFTMSKAWERVFFVLTWIFQGSNYLSAYGYGIMHRMHHAFADTEQDPHSPTHDESIFKMMWKTKTIYSQINKGQMEVDKQFTKEVPQWLAFDKFARSAASRIMWGAIYVAVYFFYADIWWLWLLLPVQFMLSPIHGAIVNWFAHKYGYVNFPLKNTSKNFLPVDFLMMGESYHNNHHMHGNRANFGGIRWHEIDPTYFIIRLLDKLKIIKLKKVRA
- a CDS encoding sigma-70 family RNA polymerase sigma factor, with protein sequence MTQTQVIAVYQSTLQSIAFQMLGSIKDAEDAVHDTFLKWLTIDTTKVENIKAYLVRMVTNACLNIINARKRKKSLPLNELQEVLEDQEAEKTLTLFDVENQLLEAWAFLYRKLEPIERGVFVLREMFNLDYEDLQLIFDRKADNCRKIVSRAKEKLKNPDRPKLSISLPQLHLFESFKNACQKGHLAPFISDLYADLFPEEK